The following nucleotide sequence is from Spartobacteria bacterium.
CATCCTGTTGGTTTCCAACCTATAGCCTAAACACCTACAGTCTAAATTCCTCTTTTAGGATTATGGACATCGTGCAGTATAATACATATGTTCGATATTCTGAGATTAAAGCCGTTTGACGGAATGACGCTATAACGTTATGTTGTTGCAGAAATGGAGAAGTCAGCATGAGTACACTAACAAAAAGAGCAACTGTCTATCTTGATCCGGTTTTGCACAAAGCACTACGTTTACAATCTGTAGAGACATCTCGATCGGTGTCAGAACTCATAAATGATGCCGTTCGTGATGAGCTGGCAGAAGATGCTGCTGATTTGGCACTATTTAACGAAAGAGCAAATGAGCCGACTGTAGATTTTGAAGATTTTGTGAACGAGTTGAAACTCAATGGAACAATATAAACTCGTTGTGCGTAAATCCGTTTCAAGGGATATGAAAGGCATTCCTAAAAAAGATGCCAGTCGAATTGTAAATGCGATTAGTGCTTTGGCATACGATGCACATCCTCCAGGTTCGAAGATGCTCTCAGGTCAAGAGCGTTATCGCCTGCGACAAGGGAATTATCGAATATTGTATGAGATTCATGATCAAGAGCTAATTGTTTGTGTAGTCAAAGTTGGACATCGGCGAAATGTATACAAGTGAATCTTATGAAGCATGGCTGGTTCGCCAGGTAAAAGAAGTGCTGGGAATCCATAACCGGCGTTATGCCGGAGATTAAAGCCGCCTGAGTTATCAGTAACGGTGTGAAGACGTGGGTAAACGCAGATCACTGGTTCAGTACATTCACCTGTTCGAAGATCGTTCAAAAACAGCACTAAACAGGATTTTGTATCCGTTTTGTATCCTGCTCATGTAGCAGAACCCTAGAAAACACTAGGGAAAGCAGGTGAAATGGGGTTTTTGAAGGTGAACACAAGTCGGGCTTAAAATGTTGGTGTGGATGGGATAATATGGAGCCAGCTATCGGACTCGAACCGATAACCTGCTGATTACAAATCAGCTGCTCTGCCAATTGAGCTAAGCTGGCGTAGGAGACAAGTGTTGGGCATCATACATGTGAGTTATGGGTTGTCAATACCTAATCTGCTTTGTTCCAAACCTGCGGCTGCATTGCTATAGCCTAAACACCTAGCGCCTAACTTACTTTTTTAGGATTAATGGCGAAAGATGAGCAGAATGGCGAGTACGGTCAGTCCGTAGGCCAGTAGGTTCAGGATCAGCGGGATATCGGTGAGCAGTATTTTTTCCGGTCGGTCGCCTTTTTCATGACGATAGACGAGGTCAAGGTAGCGAAACAATCCGAAAATGACAAACGGGATGGTAAAGCCGAGACGGGATGTTCCGTACTTTGCGACGGTATCGGGCCAGAGGGTGTAGAGTGCGTAGCATACGATCACTGCGGAAGAAACAATGCTGATGAGCTGATCCAGCAGTTTTACATTATATTGTGTGAGACTGGCGCGGGTATGTTCGGGCATATGGCCTAATTCATTTTTTTCATGGCGCCGTTTGCAAAGTGCCAGGAAGAGAGCTAACAGCATGGTGCAGAGGAGTAACCAGGGCGAAATGACGACGTGTAACACGACCGCGCCGGCGAGTGCCCGCAAGACGAACCCGGCTGAAATAACAAAGATGTCTACGAGGGCGACGCGTTTGAGTCCGAACGTATATACCAGCTGCATGATGAAATAGGTGCAGATGACCGCAAACAGCTGGATATTTAGCAGGTATGATCCGGTAAGAGACAGGATGATCAGGCTCAGCGATAGTATGGAGGCACCGCAAAGGGGGACGGTGCCCGCCGCAATGGGTCGGAATCGCTTTGTTGGATGCTGTCGATCATTATTACGATCCCGAATGTCATTGATCAAATAGATGGCACTGGACATCAGGCAGAAAAAAATCGCGGCAAGCAGTGCATGGTTCAGGCTGGCTTTAGACAGATGCTGCTGTTTATCGCCCAGTGCAAAAATGAAAGCGGCAAAGACTACGCCATTTTTCGTCCATTGGTAAGGACGCATGGCCTTGATATAAAAAATGGACTGCTTCCAGAAGCTAGCCGCCACAGCTCACGCTCCGCGGATGAACCGGACCGGGTTTACGTTTGCAACCAGATTGCATAAACAGTTTCCATACCATCCATAATGCTTCACGAACAATATCCAGACTCATTTTTGACTGACCGGAGCGCCGTTCTTCGAACGTAATAGGGACATCTTTGATGACAAATCCCCGGAGCCATGCGCGATGGGTCATTTCGATCTGGAATGAATAGCCGTTGGAGGTAATGCTGTCGAGATTGATGGATTCAAGCACGGCGCGGCGAAAGCATTTAAATCCGCCGGTAGGGTCGGTGAAGGGCATTCCGGTGATCCAATGAACATAAATACCTGCCCCGCGACTTAAAATCAGCCGGTTCAACGGCCAGTTAATCACTCGGATACCACCAATGTAGCGGGATCCAAGGCACAGGTCGGCATCCTGTATTCCGTTGTGCAGTGCGGGTAAATCAATGGGCCGGTGAGAGAAATCGGCATCCATTTCGCAGATGAATTCATACTGTCGTTCCAGTGCCCATTTAAATCCGGCAATGTAGGCGCGCCCGAGTCCCTGTTTGTCTTTGCGGTGCAGGGTGTGGATGCGTGAATCATTGGCGCTGAGGTCGTCGATGATACTGCCGGTTCCATCGGGTGAATTGTCATCAACAAAGAGGATGTGTGACTTGGGCAGAAACTCAAGTACTGCGCTGGATATCGGTTCGACGCAGTCTTTCTCGTTGTACGTCGGTATAATAATTAATGTATTTTGCATAGGTGTATCAAGGTAATGAACGTGGGTTATGAATGCAATTCGAATATGGCTAGCTGCCCTGCTTTTTAATAAAAGGATGGGAGAGGATCACACGCAGTCTGGAAATTTGCTTGGGAGAGGCTGTTTGAACGAGAATGGTACCATTTTTCAATTTGACTGATGCTCCGGGCGGGGGAATGCAGCGAAGGGAGCTGATGACAAAGCCGGCCAGCGAGTC
It contains:
- a CDS encoding decaprenyl-phosphate phosphoribosyltransferase encodes the protein MAASFWKQSIFYIKAMRPYQWTKNGVVFAAFIFALGDKQQHLSKASLNHALLAAIFFCLMSSAIYLINDIRDRNNDRQHPTKRFRPIAAGTVPLCGASILSLSLIILSLTGSYLLNIQLFAVICTYFIMQLVYTFGLKRVALVDIFVISAGFVLRALAGAVVLHVVISPWLLLCTMLLALFLALCKRRHEKNELGHMPEHTRASLTQYNVKLLDQLISIVSSAVIVCYALYTLWPDTVAKYGTSRLGFTIPFVIFGLFRYLDLVYRHEKGDRPEKILLTDIPLILNLLAYGLTVLAILLIFRH
- a CDS encoding CopG family transcriptional regulator; its protein translation is MSTLTKRATVYLDPVLHKALRLQSVETSRSVSELINDAVRDELAEDAADLALFNERANEPTVDFEDFVNELKLNGTI
- a CDS encoding type II toxin-antitoxin system RelE/ParE family toxin — translated: MEQYKLVVRKSVSRDMKGIPKKDASRIVNAISALAYDAHPPGSKMLSGQERYRLRQGNYRILYEIHDQELIVCVVKVGHRRNVYK
- a CDS encoding polyprenol monophosphomannose synthase, translated to MQNTLIIIPTYNEKDCVEPISSAVLEFLPKSHILFVDDNSPDGTGSIIDDLSANDSRIHTLHRKDKQGLGRAYIAGFKWALERQYEFICEMDADFSHRPIDLPALHNGIQDADLCLGSRYIGGIRVINWPLNRLILSRGAGIYVHWITGMPFTDPTGGFKCFRRAVLESINLDSITSNGYSFQIEMTHRAWLRGFVIKDVPITFEERRSGQSKMSLDIVREALWMVWKLFMQSGCKRKPGPVHPRSVSCGG